One window of Stenotrophomonas indicatrix genomic DNA carries:
- the moeB gene encoding molybdopterin-synthase adenylyltransferase MoeB: MSIPEISPEQARARVAHGAVLIDVREAHERAGGMAEGARGIAKGELLADAAAQLPLPEQEILLICQSGKRSADAAQALLDAGYTNVSSVAGGTVAWRELSLPLVQPLTSADDRDFYDRYSRHLLLPQVGEVGQRRLQQSRVLVLGAGGLGAPAGFYLAAAGVGHLRFADHDRVERSNLHRQIVHTEASVGQLKVDSARERLLALNPSIKVEAVPERVTSENVDRLLQDVDVVLDGSDNFPLRYLLNDACIKHAKPMVYAAIERFDGQVSVFDAGRQRGVAPCYRCLFPEPPPPEFAPNCSEAGVLGVLPGLAGVLQATEVLKLLLGIGEPLVGRLLRFDALGMRFRETGIGPDPQCPVCAPGVPFPGYIDYAAFCRGG, encoded by the coding sequence ATGAGCATTCCAGAGATTTCCCCCGAGCAGGCGCGTGCGCGCGTGGCCCATGGTGCGGTGCTGATCGACGTGCGCGAGGCGCATGAGCGGGCCGGCGGCATGGCCGAAGGCGCGCGTGGCATCGCCAAGGGCGAGTTGCTGGCTGACGCGGCCGCGCAGCTGCCGCTGCCGGAACAGGAGATCCTGCTGATCTGCCAGAGCGGCAAGCGCTCGGCCGATGCGGCGCAGGCGCTGCTGGATGCGGGCTATACGAACGTGAGCTCCGTTGCTGGCGGCACCGTCGCCTGGCGTGAGTTGTCGCTGCCGTTGGTGCAGCCGCTGACCAGCGCCGACGACCGCGATTTCTACGACCGCTATTCGCGCCATCTGCTGCTGCCGCAGGTGGGCGAGGTCGGCCAGCGCCGGCTGCAGCAGTCGCGAGTGCTGGTGCTGGGCGCGGGCGGCCTGGGTGCGCCGGCCGGTTTCTATCTGGCGGCGGCCGGGGTAGGGCACCTGCGTTTCGCCGACCACGACCGTGTCGAGCGCAGCAACCTGCATCGGCAGATCGTGCATACCGAGGCCAGCGTCGGCCAGTTGAAGGTGGATTCGGCGCGTGAGCGTCTGCTGGCATTGAACCCATCCATCAAGGTCGAGGCCGTGCCCGAGCGGGTGACCTCGGAGAACGTGGACCGCCTGCTGCAGGACGTCGACGTGGTGCTGGATGGCTCGGACAACTTCCCGCTGCGCTACCTGCTCAACGATGCCTGCATCAAGCACGCCAAGCCGATGGTCTACGCGGCCATCGAGCGCTTCGATGGCCAAGTGAGCGTGTTCGATGCCGGCCGCCAGCGTGGCGTGGCGCCGTGCTACCGCTGCCTGTTCCCGGAGCCGCCGCCGCCGGAGTTCGCGCCCAACTGTTCCGAGGCGGGTGTGCTGGGCGTGCTGCCGGGCCTGGCCGGTGTGCTGCAGGCCACCGAGGTGCTGAAGCTGCTGCTGGGCATCGGCGAGCCGCTGGTGGGGCGCCTGCTGCGCTTTGATGCGCTGGGCATGCGCTTCCGCGAGACCGGCATCGGGCCGGACCCGCAGTGCCCGGTGTGTGCGCCGGGCGTGCCGTTCCCGGGGTATATCGATTACGCCGCGTTCTGTCGGGGTGGGTGA
- a CDS encoding monovalent cation:proton antiporter-2 (CPA2) family protein yields MAVEAATSELVKVVALLGAAVVMVPLFRRLGLGSVLGYFAAGLAIGPFGLGWFSDPQAILHTAELGVVMFLFVIGLEMRPSHLWSLRKEIFGLGTLQIVTCALVLTSIAKLFGLPWQIAFIGATGFVLTSTAVVMQLLAERGDIALPSGQKIVSILLFEDLLIVPLLALVAWMAPAAGSADGEGSRWMSVAIGVGAIVGLVLVGRFLLNPLFRVLAESKAREVMTAAALLVVLGAALLMQLSGLSMAMGAFLAGVLLSESTFRHQIEADIEPFRGILLGLFFLSVGMALDLGVVAGNWPMILGLVVALMAAKALCIYVVARLMGSDHAQALDRGVLMAQGGEFAFVLFSAAASAGVISLDINANFTAVVVLSMALTPLVVLVYKRVAPKPTVSLEGVDTADGLSGSVLLIGFGRFGQVASQSLLARDVDVTIIDNDVEMIHNAERFGFKIYYGDGTRLDVLHASGAGSARAIAVCVNNAEDADRIVELVAHQFPQAKLLVRSFDREHSLRLIHAGVDFQIRETFESALLFGQAALVELGAEEDDAREIAEQIRERDAERFELEMAGGNLRAGAHMVFGTALSGVPTPTPFTAPKRKARTLNADEVPEEEED; encoded by the coding sequence ATGGCGGTAGAAGCAGCGACCAGCGAGCTGGTCAAGGTCGTCGCCCTGTTGGGCGCAGCGGTGGTGATGGTGCCGCTGTTCCGTCGGCTCGGCCTGGGCTCGGTGCTGGGCTACTTCGCCGCCGGCCTGGCGATCGGTCCGTTCGGGCTGGGCTGGTTCTCCGACCCGCAGGCGATCCTGCATACCGCCGAACTCGGCGTGGTCATGTTCCTGTTCGTCATCGGCCTGGAAATGCGGCCCTCGCACCTGTGGAGCCTGCGCAAGGAAATCTTCGGGCTGGGTACGCTGCAGATCGTCACCTGCGCGCTGGTGCTGACCAGCATCGCCAAGCTGTTCGGGCTGCCGTGGCAGATCGCCTTCATCGGCGCCACCGGCTTCGTGCTGACTTCCACCGCAGTGGTGATGCAGCTGCTGGCCGAGCGCGGCGATATCGCGCTGCCGTCGGGGCAGAAGATCGTCTCGATCCTGTTGTTCGAAGACCTGCTGATCGTGCCGTTGCTGGCGCTTGTCGCGTGGATGGCACCGGCTGCCGGCAGCGCCGATGGCGAGGGCTCGCGCTGGATGTCGGTAGCGATCGGCGTGGGCGCCATCGTCGGCCTGGTGCTGGTCGGCCGCTTCCTGCTCAATCCGCTGTTCCGCGTGCTGGCCGAATCGAAGGCGCGCGAAGTGATGACCGCCGCCGCACTGCTGGTGGTGCTGGGCGCGGCGCTGCTGATGCAGCTGTCCGGCCTGTCGATGGCGATGGGCGCGTTCCTCGCGGGCGTGCTGCTGAGCGAATCGACCTTCCGCCACCAGATCGAAGCGGACATCGAGCCGTTCCGCGGCATCCTGCTGGGCCTGTTCTTCCTCAGCGTGGGCATGGCGCTGGACCTGGGCGTGGTGGCCGGCAACTGGCCGATGATCCTCGGCCTGGTGGTCGCGCTGATGGCGGCCAAGGCGCTGTGCATCTACGTGGTGGCGCGCTTGATGGGCAGCGACCATGCGCAGGCGCTGGACCGTGGCGTGCTGATGGCGCAGGGCGGCGAGTTCGCTTTCGTGCTGTTCTCGGCCGCTGCGAGCGCCGGCGTGATCAGCCTGGACATCAATGCCAACTTCACCGCCGTGGTGGTGCTGTCGATGGCACTGACGCCGCTGGTGGTGCTGGTCTACAAGCGCGTGGCGCCGAAGCCGACCGTCAGCCTGGAAGGCGTGGACACTGCCGATGGCCTGTCCGGCAGCGTGCTGCTGATCGGCTTCGGCCGCTTCGGCCAGGTGGCCAGCCAGTCGCTGCTGGCCCGCGACGTGGACGTGACCATCATCGACAACGACGTGGAGATGATCCACAACGCCGAGCGCTTCGGTTTCAAGATCTATTACGGCGACGGCACCCGCTTGGACGTGCTGCATGCCTCTGGCGCTGGCAGTGCGCGGGCGATTGCGGTGTGCGTGAACAATGCCGAGGATGCCGACCGCATCGTCGAACTGGTGGCCCACCAGTTCCCGCAGGCCAAGCTGCTGGTGCGCTCGTTCGACCGCGAACATTCGCTGCGGCTGATCCATGCTGGCGTGGACTTCCAGATCCGCGAAACGTTCGAGTCGGCACTGCTGTTCGGGCAGGCGGCACTGGTGGAACTGGGCGCGGAGGAAGACGACGCGCGCGAGATCGCCGAGCAGATCCGCGAGCGCGACGCCGAACGCTTCGAACTGGAAATGGCCGGCGGCAACCTGCGTGCCGGCGCACACATGGTGTTCGGTACCGCGCTGTCGGGTGTGCCGACGCCGACGCCGTTCACCGCGCCCAAGCGCAAGGCACGCACGCTCAATGCGGATGAAGTGCCGGAAGAAGAAGAGGATTGA
- the folD gene encoding bifunctional methylenetetrahydrofolate dehydrogenase/methenyltetrahydrofolate cyclohydrolase FolD: MTDSAPQLPARILDGRRIAEDLLDSLKVRVDARVAAGGSRPGLAVVLVGGDPASTVYVRNKRRAAEKVGIEAYDYDLPAGTTEAELLDLIDQLNADPKINGILIQLPLPGIPDARRLIQRIDPRKDVDGFHPENVGHLALREFGLRPCTPRGITTLLGHTDQPVRGRNATIVGVSNHVGRPMGLELLIAGCTVTSCHKFTPKDVLEQAVRNADILVVAVGRPGIVPGEWVKPGAVVIDVGINRLDDGRLVGDVGFEAAAQRASWITPVPGGVGPMTVATLMQNTLEAAEAGV; the protein is encoded by the coding sequence ATGACCGACTCCGCCCCCCAGCTTCCTGCCCGCATCCTCGATGGCCGCCGTATCGCCGAGGACCTGCTCGACAGCCTGAAGGTGCGGGTCGACGCCCGTGTCGCCGCCGGTGGCAGCCGCCCTGGCCTGGCCGTGGTGCTGGTGGGGGGCGACCCGGCCTCGACCGTGTACGTGCGCAACAAGCGCCGCGCCGCCGAGAAGGTGGGCATCGAGGCCTATGACTACGACCTGCCGGCCGGCACCACCGAGGCCGAGCTGCTCGACCTGATCGACCAGCTCAACGCCGACCCGAAGATCAACGGCATCCTGATCCAGCTGCCGCTGCCGGGCATTCCCGATGCGCGCCGGCTGATCCAGCGCATCGACCCGCGCAAGGACGTGGATGGCTTCCACCCGGAAAACGTCGGCCACCTGGCCCTGCGCGAGTTCGGCCTGCGCCCGTGCACCCCGCGTGGCATCACCACGCTGCTGGGGCACACCGACCAGCCGGTGCGCGGCCGCAACGCCACCATCGTCGGCGTCAGCAACCACGTCGGCCGGCCGATGGGCCTGGAGCTGCTGATTGCCGGCTGCACCGTGACCAGCTGCCACAAGTTCACCCCCAAGGACGTGCTGGAACAGGCCGTGCGCAACGCCGACATCCTGGTGGTGGCGGTGGGCCGCCCGGGCATCGTGCCGGGCGAGTGGGTGAAGCCGGGCGCGGTGGTGATCGACGTGGGCATCAATCGGCTGGATGACGGCCGGTTGGTGGGCGATGTCGGGTTTGAGGCCGCAGCGCAGCGGGCGAGTTGGATCACCCCGGTGCCGGGCGGCGTGGGCCCGATGACCGTGGCCACGCTGATGCAGAACACGCTGGAAGCGGCGGAAGCTGGGGTCTGA
- the guaB gene encoding IMP dehydrogenase — MLRIQAEALTYDDVSLVPAHSTILPKDVNLETRLTRDLKLKLPILSAAMDTVTEARLAIAMAQLGGMGIIHKNLSVEQQAAEVAKVKKFEAGVIRDPITVGPETTIRDVLALTQAHNISGVPVVGSDGLLAGIVTHRDMRFETELDDPVRHIMTKKDRLITVKEGAASDEVLQLLHRNRIEKVLVVNDDFALRGLITVKDIQKNTDFPNAAKDIATRLLVGAAVGVGGDTDRRVEALVAAGVDVIVVDTAHGHSQGVLDRVSWVKKNFPNVQVIGGNICTGEAALALLDSGADAVKVGIGPGSICTTRVVAGVGVPQITAIDLVAEALQDRIPLIADGGIRYSGDIGKALAAGASTIMVGGLLAGTEESPGETELFQGRSYKSYRGMGSLAAMEKGSKDRYFQDAATADKLVPEGIEGRVPYRGPVGGIIHQLMGGLRATMGYVGCATVEDMRSKPKFVKISGAGQRESHVHDVTITKEPPNYRS, encoded by the coding sequence ATGCTGCGCATCCAGGCTGAAGCTCTCACCTACGACGACGTCTCGCTCGTCCCCGCTCATTCGACCATCCTGCCCAAGGACGTCAACCTCGAAACGCGGTTGACGCGCGACCTGAAGCTCAAGCTTCCGATCCTGTCCGCCGCCATGGATACCGTCACCGAAGCACGCCTGGCCATCGCCATGGCACAGCTGGGTGGCATGGGCATCATCCACAAGAACCTGAGCGTGGAGCAGCAGGCCGCCGAAGTGGCCAAGGTCAAGAAGTTCGAGGCCGGCGTCATCCGCGACCCGATCACCGTCGGCCCGGAAACCACCATCCGCGACGTGCTGGCCCTGACCCAGGCGCACAACATCTCCGGCGTGCCGGTGGTGGGCAGCGACGGCCTGCTGGCCGGCATCGTGACCCATCGCGACATGCGCTTCGAGACCGAGCTGGACGATCCGGTCCGCCACATCATGACCAAGAAGGATCGCCTGATCACGGTCAAGGAAGGCGCCGCGTCTGACGAAGTGCTGCAGCTGCTTCACCGCAACCGCATCGAAAAGGTGCTGGTGGTCAACGATGATTTCGCCCTACGTGGCCTGATCACCGTCAAGGACATCCAGAAGAACACCGACTTCCCGAACGCTGCCAAGGACATCGCCACCCGCCTGCTGGTCGGCGCCGCCGTCGGCGTGGGCGGCGATACCGATCGCCGCGTGGAAGCGCTGGTCGCTGCCGGCGTGGACGTGATCGTGGTCGATACCGCGCACGGCCATTCGCAGGGCGTGCTGGACCGCGTCAGCTGGGTCAAGAAGAACTTCCCGAACGTGCAGGTCATCGGCGGCAACATCTGCACCGGTGAAGCCGCGCTGGCGCTGCTGGACAGCGGCGCGGACGCAGTGAAGGTGGGCATCGGCCCGGGTTCGATCTGCACCACCCGCGTGGTGGCTGGCGTGGGCGTGCCGCAGATCACCGCGATCGACCTGGTGGCCGAAGCGCTGCAGGATCGCATCCCGCTGATCGCCGACGGTGGCATCCGCTACTCCGGCGACATCGGCAAGGCGCTGGCCGCCGGTGCCTCGACCATCATGGTGGGTGGCCTGCTGGCCGGTACCGAGGAATCGCCGGGCGAAACCGAGCTGTTCCAGGGCCGTTCGTACAAGAGCTACCGCGGCATGGGTTCGCTGGCCGCGATGGAGAAGGGGTCCAAGGACCGCTACTTCCAGGACGCCGCCACCGCCGACAAGCTCGTGCCCGAAGGCATCGAAGGCCGCGTGCCGTACCGCGGCCCGGTGGGCGGCATCATCCACCAGCTGATGGGCGGCCTGCGCGCCACCATGGGCTACGTGGGTTGTGCCACCGTCGAGGACATGCGCAGCAAGCCCAAGTTCGTGAAGATCAGCGGCGCCGGCCAGCGCGAGAGCCACGTCCACGACGTGACGATCACCAAAGAGCCGCCGAACTACCGCTCCTGA
- the guaA gene encoding glutamine-hydrolyzing GMP synthase, with protein sequence MTNIHNDKILILDFGAQYTQLIARRIRELGVYCEIWAWDHNPAEIAGFGAKGIILSGGPESTTLPGAPAAPQEVFDSGLPIFGICYGMQTLAAQLGGATEAADQREFGHAEVNVVNPDALFKGLSDHGGEPKLNVWMSHGDHVSVAPPGFTITATTDRIPVAAMANEEKRWYGVQFHPEVTHTLQGQALLRRFVVDVCGCQTLWTAANIIDDQIARVREQVGDDEVILGLSGGVDSSVVAALLHKAIGEKLTCVFVDTGLLRWQEGDQVMAMFAEHMGVKVVRVNAADRYFSALEGVSDPEAKRKIIGNLFVEIFDEESNKLKNAKWLAQGTIYPDVIESAGSKTGKAHVIKSHHNVGGLPEHMKLGLVEPLRELFKDEVRRLGVELGLPRSMVYRHPFPGPGLGVRILGEVKREYAELLAKADAIFIDELRKADLYDKTSQAFAVFLPVKSVGVVGDARAYEWVIALRAVETIDFMTAHWAHLPYEFLGTVSNRIINELRGVSRVVYDISGKPPATIEWE encoded by the coding sequence ATGACCAACATCCATAACGACAAGATCCTCATCCTCGATTTCGGCGCGCAGTACACGCAGCTGATTGCCCGCCGCATCCGCGAGCTGGGCGTCTACTGCGAAATCTGGGCGTGGGACCACAACCCGGCCGAGATCGCCGGCTTCGGCGCCAAGGGCATCATCCTGTCCGGTGGCCCGGAATCGACCACGCTGCCGGGCGCGCCCGCCGCGCCGCAGGAAGTGTTCGACAGCGGCCTGCCGATCTTCGGCATCTGCTACGGCATGCAGACCCTGGCCGCGCAGCTGGGCGGTGCCACCGAAGCGGCTGACCAGCGCGAGTTCGGTCACGCCGAAGTGAACGTGGTCAACCCCGATGCACTGTTCAAGGGCCTGAGCGACCACGGCGGCGAGCCGAAGTTGAATGTCTGGATGAGCCACGGCGACCACGTTTCCGTTGCACCGCCGGGCTTCACCATCACCGCCACCACCGACCGCATTCCGGTGGCCGCCATGGCCAACGAAGAAAAGCGCTGGTACGGCGTGCAGTTCCACCCGGAAGTGACCCACACCCTGCAGGGCCAGGCGCTGCTGCGCCGCTTCGTGGTGGACGTGTGCGGCTGCCAGACCCTGTGGACCGCCGCCAACATCATCGACGACCAGATCGCCCGCGTGCGCGAACAGGTGGGCGATGATGAAGTGATTCTGGGCCTGTCCGGCGGCGTCGATTCGTCCGTGGTGGCCGCACTGCTGCACAAGGCCATCGGCGAGAAGCTGACCTGCGTGTTCGTGGATACCGGCCTGCTGCGCTGGCAGGAAGGCGACCAGGTGATGGCGATGTTTGCCGAGCACATGGGCGTGAAGGTGGTGCGCGTGAATGCCGCCGACCGTTACTTCAGCGCGCTGGAAGGCGTGAGCGACCCGGAAGCCAAGCGCAAGATCATCGGCAACCTGTTCGTTGAGATCTTCGACGAAGAGTCGAACAAGCTGAAGAACGCCAAGTGGCTGGCGCAGGGCACCATCTATCCGGACGTGATCGAGTCGGCCGGCAGCAAGACCGGCAAGGCGCATGTGATCAAGAGCCACCACAACGTGGGTGGCCTGCCGGAGCACATGAAGCTGGGCCTGGTGGAGCCGCTGCGCGAGCTGTTCAAGGACGAAGTGCGCCGCCTCGGCGTTGAGCTGGGCCTGCCGCGCAGCATGGTCTATCGCCATCCGTTCCCGGGCCCGGGCCTGGGCGTGCGTATTCTGGGCGAGGTGAAGCGCGAATACGCCGAGCTGCTGGCCAAGGCCGATGCCATCTTCATTGATGAGCTGCGCAAGGCGGATCTGTACGACAAGACCAGCCAGGCGTTTGCCGTGTTCCTGCCGGTGAAGTCGGTGGGCGTGGTGGGTGACGCGCGGGCTTATGAGTGGGTGATTGCGTTGCGTGCGGTGGAGACGATTGACTTCATGACGGCGCACTGGGCGCATCTGCCGTATGAGTTCCTGGGGACGGTGAGCAACCGGATCATCAATGAGTTGCGGGGGGTGTCGAGGGTGGTTTATGACATCTCGGGGAAGCCGCCGGCGACCATTGAGTGGGAATGA
- the hsdR gene encoding EcoAI/FtnUII family type I restriction enzme subunit R, with amino-acid sequence MDKHSLSERDICTKFITPAIQGAGWQQDQFREEVNLTDGRVMVRGKLASRVKNPEVKGGPKRADYVLYARPNVPIAVVEAKQARFSIGHGMQQALVYAEMLDAPFAISSNGNGFLLHDRTGLTRPIERELPLVEFPSIDDLWPLYQQWKGITTTDAVKLIEQPFHTDGSGKEPRYYQRVAVNRAIEVISKGQQRVLLVMATGTGKTYTAFQIIWRLWKAKAKKRILFLADRNILVDQTIQQDFAPFGQVMHKVANREVKKNYEIYLALYQAVTGKEEWKQIYRQFPSDFFDLVVIDECHRGSATADSAWREVLDYFNSATHLGLTATPKETKDASSIIYFGDPVYTYSLKQGIEDGFLAPYKVIRIATDVDAVGYTPEKGKRDRFGKVIEQRQYNTTDFDRSLVLKKRTKLVAAKVWEYLKATDAMAKTIVFCDDQDHAERMRQELVKIIPAAASNRRYVMRITGDDTEGKAQLSYFIDNDEPYPVIVTTSKLLTTGVDAKTCKLIVLDQNINSMTEFKQIIGRGTRLREDYQKLYFTIMDFKGATRLFADPDFDGEPVVIYEPRPDDPVVPPDDITPLGGGEPELSPDDFRTTGGESTEPSGDDEGGGGGPGRSRYYIDDVNVRVAVERSQYLDADGKLITEDYRVLLRDDIKKALQSEFGSLTDFLRRWNSAERKQTVLEELAEHGVPLQSLQQSVPNGIELDAFDLVAHVAFDQTPLTRRERADNVKKRNVFGQYGEQARAVLDALLEKFADHGVQDIEDAKVLELPPFDQLGSKTQIRRGIFGSVEQYGQAVQALEKALYDKPERKKQA; translated from the coding sequence ATGGATAAGCACTCGCTAAGCGAAAGGGATATTTGTACCAAGTTCATCACGCCCGCCATTCAGGGGGCCGGGTGGCAGCAAGACCAGTTTCGCGAGGAGGTCAATCTCACCGATGGTCGCGTCATGGTACGCGGCAAACTCGCATCCCGTGTCAAGAACCCGGAAGTCAAAGGCGGCCCGAAGCGTGCGGACTATGTACTCTATGCCCGGCCAAATGTCCCTATTGCAGTTGTCGAAGCCAAGCAGGCACGTTTCTCTATTGGTCATGGCATGCAGCAGGCGCTTGTCTACGCCGAGATGCTCGACGCGCCCTTCGCGATCAGCAGCAATGGGAATGGTTTCCTGCTGCACGACCGCACCGGCCTGACCCGGCCGATTGAGCGTGAGCTTCCGCTTGTCGAATTTCCCTCCATCGATGACCTTTGGCCTCTGTACCAGCAGTGGAAGGGCATCACTACGACCGACGCCGTCAAGCTCATCGAGCAGCCCTTCCATACAGACGGGAGCGGCAAAGAGCCGCGTTACTACCAGCGCGTAGCCGTTAATCGTGCTATCGAAGTTATTAGCAAGGGGCAACAACGAGTGTTGCTGGTTATGGCTACCGGCACCGGAAAAACCTACACCGCCTTCCAGATCATTTGGCGCTTGTGGAAAGCCAAAGCCAAGAAGCGAATCCTGTTCCTTGCCGACCGCAACATCCTCGTAGACCAGACCATACAGCAGGACTTCGCTCCGTTCGGCCAAGTGATGCACAAGGTCGCCAATCGCGAAGTGAAAAAGAACTATGAGATCTACCTCGCCCTGTATCAGGCAGTCACAGGTAAGGAGGAGTGGAAGCAAATCTATCGTCAATTTCCGTCAGATTTCTTCGATCTGGTGGTCATCGATGAATGCCATCGCGGTAGTGCTACCGCCGACTCTGCCTGGCGAGAAGTGCTTGACTACTTTAACAGTGCTACACATCTGGGCCTGACCGCCACGCCTAAAGAGACGAAGGACGCAAGCAGCATCATTTACTTTGGCGATCCGGTCTACACGTACTCGCTCAAGCAGGGCATTGAAGATGGATTCCTTGCGCCCTACAAGGTCATTCGTATCGCCACCGATGTCGACGCTGTCGGCTACACGCCGGAGAAGGGGAAGCGCGATAGGTTCGGGAAAGTTATCGAACAGCGTCAGTACAACACGACAGATTTCGACCGAAGTTTGGTGCTGAAAAAACGGACCAAGCTCGTCGCGGCCAAGGTGTGGGAGTACCTCAAGGCCACCGATGCGATGGCCAAGACCATCGTCTTCTGCGATGACCAGGACCATGCCGAGCGCATGCGGCAAGAGCTGGTGAAGATCATCCCGGCTGCTGCCAGCAACCGCCGCTACGTGATGCGAATCACTGGCGACGACACTGAGGGCAAGGCCCAGCTCTCCTACTTCATCGACAACGACGAGCCTTACCCCGTCATCGTCACTACCTCCAAGTTGCTTACTACTGGGGTAGATGCCAAGACTTGCAAGCTTATCGTGCTGGACCAGAACATCAACTCGATGACCGAATTCAAACAGATCATCGGTCGAGGTACCCGGCTTCGTGAGGACTACCAGAAGCTCTACTTCACCATCATGGATTTCAAAGGTGCCACGCGCCTGTTCGCTGATCCGGACTTCGATGGTGAACCGGTAGTGATCTACGAGCCCAGGCCTGACGATCCAGTAGTACCACCAGACGACATCACCCCACTCGGCGGCGGAGAACCCGAGTTGTCGCCTGATGATTTCCGTACCACCGGCGGGGAGAGTACCGAGCCTAGTGGCGATGACGAAGGCGGGGGCGGCGGCCCAGGCCGCAGCAGGTACTACATCGATGACGTGAATGTGCGAGTGGCGGTCGAGCGCTCGCAGTACCTCGATGCTGACGGCAAGCTCATCACCGAGGACTACCGTGTGCTGCTCAGGGATGACATCAAAAAGGCTCTGCAATCTGAGTTCGGCAGCCTCACAGATTTTTTGCGTCGCTGGAACAGTGCTGAGCGCAAGCAAACCGTGCTCGAAGAGCTGGCTGAGCATGGTGTTCCGCTGCAGAGCCTGCAGCAGTCCGTGCCGAACGGCATCGAGCTCGATGCGTTCGATCTAGTCGCTCACGTAGCCTTTGACCAGACGCCACTCACCCGCCGCGAGCGGGCCGACAACGTCAAGAAGCGGAACGTCTTTGGCCAGTACGGCGAACAGGCCCGTGCTGTTCTTGATGCGCTGCTCGAAAAGTTCGCCGACCACGGCGTGCAGGATATCGAAGACGCCAAGGTGCTGGAACTGCCGCCCTTCGATCAGTTAGGTAGCAAAACTCAGATTCGACGCGGAATTTTCGGTAGTGTCGAACAATACGGCCAGGCTGTGCAGGCGCTTGAAAAAGCGCTCTATGACAAACCGGAACGCAAAAAGCAGGCCTGA